The stretch of DNA ttCATTTCATAAACAATTTGATTGATCATAGTGAAGTATGATTTCTGTACTATCATGacaagatattatttttattcctATATGAATTCTATCTtcgattgataaaaaaaaatttgtccatttaaaaaaaaaaacaaacaaacaagttAGATTTAATAAAGTAGCCAATACAACATTTGCTCCCATCtggaaaaaagtttaaaaagaacATCTAATGTTAATTATTTCAGCAGCTGCACCCATAACACGAATCCCATGTATTCCAAGAGGTGTATTGGTGTAAACAAACCGAAcatgaagaaaattttaaagctCAAATTAGATATATTCGAGTCGAGTTCAAATTTGATTCAAAGCTCGAAAATTTCATCCATGTATTTGAAACTAAACTAACAAACAAACCGGGACAAGCCAAAGTTTAACCACTTGATTAAATCCCTTAAAGCTATCATCCAACATGAAttcttcataattttttttttgaggatccataaaattaatttcaatgaCCAAGAAAATAAATACCCATAGAACGTGATCAACCCCAGGCATCAACAATGGGTTGATTAATACATCATTCCTTCGCACCCACAGAATAGCATTAAAGTTGTAGTTCACTACTTTTGCGACGATAGGTGCACATGGGAAGTGTTTCGAGTTTCCTGACTTAGCACCACATCACCTGTTGAAGTGATCTACATTTTGCCATGTTTTTCAGACCAAGAGACCCATCGTGAACAATAAGACGGTAATTTTAACAGTGTTGGGAGCAAAGACGTCATAAGTAAAACAAGTCCAAAAGAGGCTGCAATTGGCGAACAAAGCCTTCGTTGCCAATTTATGACACGATGTATCTATTTTACATGAATTTGCAAATGAGTCTGATAACTACTACAAAACAGTCATGCTATATTGAGAACCTGGCACACCCATCAAATGATGTCTCCTGCGCTTGATCAAGAGTTTTCACTGAATGCAACTGCATTTACAGGAGGAGATATCTCTTACCGACACAGAATGGAATTTTTGTAATTTGCAAGAAAGAACACGCAAAATTTTTGGATGAGAAACAGAAACACGCAGCAGTGAGTAGAAAGAACCTAGCTGCCTCGAGCTTCTCTTCTTGTGGCATCATGTAACAATTCAACATCAACTCCATCAGGGGGCAATTGCACGTACCTAACTACCGACCCTCTGATGAAGCAATTACTTACAGAGAGCTGCCCCAAATAGAAAAAGCAATTAGTCATTCGAGAACAGATAAAAGTTAATCCAGCAGGACAAGAAACAGCCAACCTTAGCATGTGCACACAAAAGATATCAGCCTAAAGAAGTGACAAATTTAGCTCAGTGATATGGATTTCATCTTAAGCTGTCGAAGTTGGATTGCTAACAAAAACAACTGGAATCCACAAAAAGGTACTTTATTCAATTTAAATCCTAATGAACCAACCACCTCGATACTTTCAAATAACCTGTTATAAGAACTGAAATCATTTACAAAATGAAATTTCTTCGTAATCAGTAGCATGAATACAACCTTGAGTGATGGCTACCGTCCACACAAGCTGAGTGAAATaatcaaattcaattttttgCTAAAATCTATACATGATAAGGTAGCCTGGAAATGAAAATAAGTATATACGTGTACAAAATATCTAATGACCGATgacaaaaaacaagaaaaacacATGGAAAAACTaagtaaatacaaaatgaaCCATGAACCCTAGATCAACGAATTAGGGCAAATAGAGATGTATACCATATGTGGGTACTTGTCTTGATCAACAACCCTGCTGTTTTCCAGCTTAATATTCAAATACTGATCCACAGAATGGAGGGTTCCTCTGATTGCTAAGTCGTTCTTCAGTTCCACCGTCACTTCTCTCCCAACCAGATCCTTGAAGTAGGAGAAGAACAACTGCATATCCAATAACAAAACAGCACAAGAACGATACAATTAATCTGAACAGGAATTCCCAAACACACCAAAGAACATAAAATATGCCTCACCATTTTCTTCGAGATGGAAAATGGGGCGAGTGAAGCTGCGGTTTGCTGTGGATCAAAATCCAAAAGCTGGAGGCCGCCAAAAACCTGGGAATTGCACACATTTCAAAAGCACCCTCAAGGGGGTTTTCTGATGGAATCAAATAATAAAACACTAACAAAATATggaaacacaaaataaaaattcttcaaaaaattAAGAGTAAGTCTCCAAGGTCACACGAATCTATATTAATAAATTGAGTCAATTCGGTTCACATTTacattgaaaattaatatttttcagtcGAGTCTGAGTTCCGTATCAAAAAATTAACTACTAAGAGGCTAAGACGGAGACTCGCAAGagttttgtgaaaaaaataaataccccatgtttttgtttattttttaaaattttccaaatataatcgattttaataaattaaaattattatcgtttttttattatattaataaaatatatgaaactttaattttttttaaaaatattataattagttTATTCACATAGAAAATAGATCAATTATATTATGGATATGGTTATAAATAAGAACTAAACaaagaataataatattgataataaGAAAAACAACAATAATGTGAAATAaagtaatataatattataggaaatattaaaaataatgattttaacATAActaacaacaataatcatataAGAATACATTATCAGTAAATAGGGTTTCTATTTGTATATAATTATATACGATTTTAATCAGTTTCTCCTCAACTGTTATAATGTTCGTACGgcatatattataatattgttttttagttggtaaatatatatttcctatataaatttcttaataataataataataataataataataataataataataataataataataataataataataaagtNAGATGTGGCCCATTTTGACCATCAATCAAGCACATTCATAAGAAAAAGAATTGATATGCTCTCATTTTGGGCACAAATTGTACTAGAGTGGTGCAACACATTTTAGATATGGTAAGACCTACTTGTATCATTGGGAGGGAATTGTGGCAAAGAGCAAAGGTGtcaatattcatataaatgAAATctatgatattataattaaatctcatttttactgtttatttggCACATAGAAACCTAATCAAATTTTTAGAGACTGTTTCTCAGAACTGTTTATTTGGCACATAGAAACCTAATCAAATTTTTAGAGACTGTTTCTAAGTTCTGAGAAACAGttatttacatgttttttcTAAGAACGATTTGTTTTAGAGCTTGTAAACACTTCCTTAGTTATATTATAAAGGCCGATTTGTCACTTGAACGGGTCGAGAAATTGTCAAACATAACTCATCTGTTTGATGTAAACATTAGATATTGAAACTGAGTAGCTTCGATGCTACATGTGGGAGCACTGCCCTCACATGGTTTGGATGGACAAGATTTACAAACATatgtaattttataaaaattagtggACCCCATGTATTTGTGGCTAAATTTCCTTGAACCTGATAACTCGTCTTAAATTCATCTGCTTACATATAAACATATGAACAGATACTGTACGATACATAAAACACTGCTAGTTGTAGCGTAACACTAAATTTTCTCACATTTTTACCATGGAATGGCGTTGTATTGTTATGGCCACGACGACGTCGACTCACTAGATCCTGTTTCTAAACCCCCAACAAAGGCACAAACTAAATCAATATGAAAACATGACAAACTCATTCTACGAAGAAGTTGTCTCAATGCTTATCGTTGTCAATTGCCGTACATCAAATGTTGCTAAAGAATAATCGGTCCCATTATCATCC from Primulina huaijiensis isolate GDHJ02 unplaced genomic scaffold, ASM1229523v2 scaffold26201, whole genome shotgun sequence encodes:
- the LOC140967654 gene encoding sm-like protein LSM2 isoform X1, with protein sequence MQLFFSYFKDLVGREVTVELKNDLAIRGTLHSVDQYLNIKLENSRVVDQDKYPHMLSVSNCFIRGSVVRYVQLPPDGVDVELLHDATRREARGS
- the LOC140967654 gene encoding sm-like protein LSM2 isoform X2, whose translation is MLFFSYFKDLVGREVTVELKNDLAIRGTLHSVDQYLNIKLENSRVVDQDKYPHMLSVSNCFIRGSVVRYVQLPPDGVDVELLHDATRREARGS